A single genomic interval of Oceanithermus profundus DSM 14977 harbors:
- a CDS encoding acylphosphatase, whose product MKRRIVALVSGRVQGVGYRAFARKHAMELGLAGYAENLPDGRVEVVAEGPEDALEHFLHFLRQGPRLSKVEEVEVQWSDPVGLEGFHVY is encoded by the coding sequence ATGAAGCGCCGCATCGTCGCCCTCGTTTCCGGCCGGGTGCAGGGCGTGGGCTATCGCGCCTTCGCCCGCAAGCACGCCATGGAGCTGGGCCTGGCCGGCTACGCCGAGAACCTGCCCGACGGCCGGGTGGAAGTGGTGGCCGAAGGACCCGAAGACGCGCTGGAACACTTCCTGCACTTCCTCCGCCAGGGCCCGCGCCTGTCCAAGGTTGAGGAAGTCGAGGTCCAGTGGAGCGACCCGGTGGGGCTGGAGGGGTTTCACGTTTACTAA